The Salvelinus sp. IW2-2015 linkage group LG15, ASM291031v2, whole genome shotgun sequence genome includes a region encoding these proteins:
- the LOC111975091 gene encoding dedicator of cytokinesis protein 5-like isoform X1, with protein MTRWIPTKKEKYGVAIYNYDTRREQELCLQVGDTVHILETFEGWYRGYTIRNKAQKGIFPASYIHLKEAKVEGTGQQEIVIPGDLPLVLELGATLREWAQIWHKLYVNNKTTLFRGVQQMAYSLIEYRSQIVSGTLPKDDLVELRKKVTAKIDYGNRILGLDLVVRDDAGNTLDPDCTSTVSLFRAFETASRSIDDRIQEEKTRKQNLEMRRQSLFSTVHTYSLLMNLKNFVCNIGEDAELLMSLYDPDQSEFISENFLVRWDSMGMPKEIEKLNNLPALFTDLSSSDLIRPRLFLVCQIIRVGSMELKEGKKHTGGLRRPFGVAVMDITDIAHGKADDEEKQHFIPFQQIAMETYIRQRQLIMSPLLPSRVIGENEPLTAVFNKVINTREVNHKGQGLFVTLKLLPGDLSQVRKDYSHFVDRTTAIVRKMGFPEIILPGYVRNDIYVTLLQGEFDRGKKTSPKNVEVMLSVLDDDGNLMEKAIFPGAGYDGITEYKSVIYYQVKQPSWNETVKVTIPIEDVGRCHLRVMFRHRSSQDSRDKSEKPFGMAFVRLMKGDGTTLRDGRHDLIVYKVDVKKTEDAKTYLTLPGSWAEVEEKERQTGKTFQHSGVIPVTKDSFQIGTLTCSTKLTQNVDLLGLLNWRSNPEQLDQNLQRLMEVEGGEIVKFLQDTLDALFNIMMETSEKDTYDNLVFNALVFIITLIGDIKFQHFNPVLETYINKHFSATLAYMKLTKVLNYYVGHADKPVLTEGLYSALKALKYLFMFIVQSRVLYLRFYGTSEDGDAFFNSIRTLFLSFNTLMDRPLDEGVKIKGAILKYLPTIINDIKNVFDPVELSVLLTKFIESIPDSQLVRQKLGCMCKMVESGLFKKPECRDVLLPLLTDQLSGQLDDHSNKPDHEACVQLLSTVLDNLDRKDVGPTRGHVQLIMERLLRRINRTVISMSRTSPLIGHYLACMTAILKQMDDMHYAHYISIFKTRQDIIDFLMETFIMFKDLMGNIFPSDWMTMNLLQIGVFLRAINQYSEVLNMYFLDQTHFELQLWNNYFHLTVAFLTHKSLQLESFSQEKRNKILNKYGDMRKSIGFKIRDMWYNLGPHKMKFIPAMVGPILEATLVPEPELRKATIPIFFDMMQCEHNFTPSRTFDMFENELITKLDQEVEGGRGDEQYKILLEKTLLEHCRRHRYLYQSGEELALLLSSLLEKLLAYRTITHDESPELRMSCTVNVLNFYKEKKREDIYIRYLYKLRDLHLVCENYTEAAYTLLLHAELLEWSDKPCAPHLIPGDGQHVWTQQELKERLFQEIICYLDKGKMWEKAIEMGKQLAKMHENQMFDFMEISQLLKQQAQFYENIMHAMRPQPEYFAVGYYGLGFPTFLRNKVFIYRGKEYEWLEDFSLKLLSQFPNAARMTSTAPPGDNICNSQGQHIQCFTVKPVLTVPTQFKDKGVPEQILNYYRTNEVDQFQYSRPFRKGAKNPDNEFATMWIERTTYITSYYFPGILKWFEVKSISVEEISPLQNAVETMEMANEKLSNLVQQQACDSSTSVHPLSMMLNGIVDPAVMGGYTNYEKAFFTDTYIDEHPEDLESIEVLKHLIALQIPLLADGIRIHGEKSTEQLKPLHNRLLTCFSDLRERVEKHYGVITLPCSLTERKKSRVGSVVIPYILSSTLRRMSTVSIISTTSSGLSSGSASSDGPSRRSSSQDSLLSRATANDRRASMLSRSEDDNRIGRKNRKEWSVSKSQVLVERQPDIDEQTLPEKQQRPKSLQFGDRRMTLSLFQGVSSQLSLGNPLSPLPASPHTXRSSSYSSLLEDNDAITDTPGTPPPMPPKKHPHEMFDLSQNSSEFLPPLPQKIESKPPPPPPKTRKSMFPGSYEHSPQ; from the exons ATGACCCGCTGGATTCcaacaaaaaaagagaaatatGGCGTTG CAATCTATAATTATGACACCAGAAGAGAGCAGGAGCTGTGTCTCCAGGTGGGAGACACTGTACACATACTTGAGACATTTGAAG GCTGGTATAGAGGGTACACAATACGGAACAAAGCACAGAAG GGCATTTTCCCAGCCTCGTACATCCATCTAAAGGAGGCTAAAGTTGAAGGGACAGG CCAGCAGGAAATAGTTATCCCAGGAGACCTACCACTGGTACTGGAGTTAGGCGCCACTCTGAGGGAATGGGCACAAATATGGCACAAGCTATATGTG AACAACAAGACCACTCTGTTCAGGGGCGTACAACAGATGGCCTACAGCCTCATCGAGTATCGATCTCAGATAGTGTCTGGAACATTGCCCAAGGATGACCTTGTGGAGCTCAGGAAGAAAGTCACAGCTAAGATTGATTATGGAAACCG GATTCTAGGGTTGGACCTGGTGGTGCGAGATGACGCAGGGAACACTCTGGACCCGGACTGCACAAGCACAGTCAGTCTATTCCGAGCCTTTGAGACTGCATCCCGCAGTATAGATGACAGAATACAAGAGGAGAAG ACCCGGAAGCAGAATCTGGAGATGAGGCGCCAGTCCCTGTTTAGCACAGTGCACACATACAGTCTCCTCATGAACCTCAAGAACTTTGTTTGTAACATCGGGGAGGATGCAGAGCTGCTTATGTCGCTCTATGACCCTGACCAGTCAGAGTTCATCAG TGAGAACTTCCTGGTGCGCTGGGACAGCATGGGCATGCCCAAAGAGATTGAGAAACTCAACAATCTGCCTGCCCTCTTCACG GATCTGAGCAGCAGTGACCTGATTAGGCCACGTCTCTTCCTCGTCTGTCAGATTATCAGGGTGGGCAGCATGGAACTCAAAGAGGGCAAGAAACACACAGGAGGGTTAAGGAGACCGTTTGGTGTAGCTG TGATGGACATCACAGATATCGCCCATGGGAAAGCAGATGATGAGGAGAAGCAGCATTTCATCCCCTTTCAGCA gatagctatggagacctacatccGTCAGAGGCAACTCATCATGtcacctctcctcccatcccgGGTCATTGGAGAGAACGAGCCTCTCACCGCCGTKTTCAACAAAGTCATTAACACCCGGGAGGTTAACCACAAGGGCCAGG GACTGTTTGTGACCTTAAAGCTACTTCCTGGTGACCTGTCCCAGGTCAGGAAGGACTACTCCCACTTTGTGGATCGCACCACCGCCATTGTTAGAAAGATGGGCTTCCCTGAGATCATCCTCCCAG GATATGTGAGGAACGATATATATGTGACCTTGCTGCAGGGGGAGTTTGACCGCGGTAAAAAAACGTCACCCAAAAATGTTGAGGTGATGTTGAGTGTACTAGATGACGATGGCAATCTCATGGAG AAAGCAATATTTCCTGGAGCTGGATATGATGGGATCACAGAGTACAAGTCTGTAATTTACTACCAGGTCAAGCAGCCGAGCTGGAATGAAACAGTCAAG GTGACTATTCCTATTGAAGATGTTGGCCGCTGTCATCTAAGGGTGATGTTTCGACACAGATCATCTCAGGACT CTAGAGACAAATCAGAAAAGCCGTTTGGCATGGCGTTCGTCCGCCTGATGAAAGGAGACGGAACCACGCTGAGAGACGGCAGACATGACCTCATTGTCTACAAG GTTGACGTAAAGAAGACTGAGGATGCAAAGACATACCTGACTCTGCCAGGCTCCTGGgctgaggtggaggagaaggagaggcagacagGGAAAACCTTTCAGCATTCAGGAGTCATCCCAGTCACAAAGGACAGCTTCCAGATTGGCACTCTCACCTGCTCCACTAAACTCACCCAGAATG TGGATCTCCTGGGCCTGTTGAACTGGAGGTCCAACCCTGAACAGCTGGACCAGAACCTGCAGCGCCtgatggaggtagagggaggagagattgtCAAA TTTCTACAGGACACACTTGATGCCCTGTTCAACATCATGATGGAGACTTCAGAGAAGGACACCTATGACAACCTGGTCTTTAATGCTCTG GTGTTCATAATCACACTGATTGGAGACATCAAGTTTCAGCACTTTAACCCAGTACTGGAGACATACATCAACAAACACTTCAGTGCCACTTTGGCTTATAT GAAGCTGACCAAGGTTCTGAATTACTATGTGGGCCATGCAGATAAGCCTGTCCTAACAGAGGGGCTGTACTCAGCCCTCAAAGCCCTCAAGTACCTGTTCATGTTCATTGTGCAGTCCCGGGTCCTCTACCTCAG ATTCTATGGGACCAGTGAGGATGGGGATGCTTTCTTTAACTCCATCCGGacgctcttcctctccttcaaCACACTCATGGACAGACCGCTAGACGAGGGAGTGAAGATAAAG GGGGCGATACTGAAATACCTCCCCACCATCATTAATGACATAAAAAATGTCTTTGACCCTGTGGAGCTCAG TGTTCTTCTGACCAAGTTCATCGAGAGCATCCCTGACTCTCAGCTGGTGCGCCAGAAGCTTGGTTGCATGTGTAAGATGGTGGAGAGTGGCCTTTTCAAAAAGCCAG AGTGTCGAGATGTCCTCTTGCCACTGTTGACTGACCAGCTGAGTGGGCAGCTGGATGACCACTCCAATAAGCCTGACCACGAGGCCTGTGTTCAGCTGCTCAGCACTGTGCTTGACAACCTGGACCGCAAGGATGTG GGTCCAACCCGGGGTCATGTCCAGCTGATTATGGAGCGGCTGCTTCGCAGAATCAATCGCACTGTCATCAGCATGAGCAGAACCTCCCCTCTCATT GGTCATTACCTAGCCTGCATGACTGCCATCTTGAAGCAGATGGATGACATGCACTACGCCCACTACATAAGTATTTTCAAGACCAGACAGGACATTATT GACTTCCTGATGGAGACATTCATCATGTTTAAGGACCTGATGGGGAACATTTTCCCCTCTGACTGGATGACCATGAACCTTCTGCAGATTGGGGTGTTTCTGCGGGCCATCAACCAGTACTCTGAGGTCCTCAACATGTACTTCCTAGACCAGACCCACTTTGAGCTGCAG CTATGGAACAACTACTTCCATCTGACTGTGGCATTCCTTACCCACAAGTCATTGCAGCTGGAATCCTTCTCTCAAGAGAAACGGAACAAAATACTTAACAA GTATGGAGACATGAGGAAGAGCATTGGCTTTAAGATCAGAGACATGTGGTATAATCTTG GCCCCCACAAGATGAAATTCATCCCTGCCATGGTGGGGCCCATCCTGGAGGCtaccctggtgcctgagccagagCTTAGGAAAGCCACCATCCCCATCTTCTTTGACATGATGCAGTGTGAGCACAACTTCACTCCCAGCCGTACCTTTGACATG TTTGAGAATGAACTGATCACCAAGTTGGATCAGGAAGTAGAGGGAGGCCGTGGGGATGAACAGTACAAAATCCTGCTGGAGAAAAC gctactggagCACTGCCGGAGGCACAGATACCTGTATCAGTCAGGGGAGGAGCTGGCTCTGCTGCTCAGCAGTCTGCTGGAGAAGCTACTGGCATACCGCACCATCACACATGACGAGAGCCCTGAGCTCCGCATGAGCTGCACCGTCAACGTCCTG AATTTCTATAAAGAGAAGAAACGGGAAGACATTTACATACG GTATCTGTACAAGCTGAGGGATTTACACCTTGTCTGTGAGAACTACACAGAGGCAGCCTACACCCTGTTACTTCATGCCGAACTCCTTGAG TGGTCTGACAAGCCCTGTGCACCTCATCTGATCCCTGGTGACGGCCAACATGTCTGGACCCAGCAGGAGCTCAAAGAGAGGCTCTTCCAGGAGATAATCTGTTATTTGGACAAGGGCAAA ATGTGGGAGAAAGCCATTGAGATGGGTAAACAGCTGGCAAAGATGCACGAGAACCAGATGTTTGACTTCATGGAGATTAGCCAACTGCTG AAACAGCAAGCCCAGTTCTATGAGAATATAATGCATGCCATGCGGCCTCAGCCAGAATACTTTGCTGTGGGATACTATGGCCTTGGATTCCCCACTTTCCTCAGA AACAAAGTGTTCATCTACCGTGGTAAGGAGTACGAGTGGTTGGAGGACTTCAGTCTGAAGCTGCTGTCTCAGTTCCCAAACGCCGCCAGGATGACCAGCACAGCGCCCCCTGGGGACAACATCTGTAACTCCCAAGGACAGC ACATCCAGTGTTTTACAGTCAAGCCAGTCCTTACTGTGCCCACCCAGTTCAAAGACAAGGGGGTTCCTGAGCAGATTCTAAA cTACTACAGAACCAATGAAGTGGACCAGTTCCAGTATTCCAGACCCTTCAGGAAAGGTGCAAAGAACCCAGACAATGAATTTGCA ACCATGTGGATCGAGAGGACAACTTACATCACGTCCTATTACTTCCCAGGGATTCTCAAATGGTTTGAAGTGAAGTCCATCTCTGTT GAGGAGATCAGccccctgcagaatgctgtggaaacCATGGAGATGGCCAATGAGAAGCTCAGTAACCTGGTGCAGCAGCAGGCCTGTGACAGCTCCACGTCAGTCCACCCACTCTCCATGATGCTCAATGGCATTGTTGACCCTGCCGTCATGGGTGGCTACACCAACTACGAGAAG GCGTTCTTCACTGACACCTACATAGATGAACACCCAGAGGACCTTGAGAGCATTGAGGTCCTCAAACATCTTATTGCCCTCCAG atCCCTCTCCTGGCTGATGGGATCCGGATCCACGGGGAGAAATCCACGGAGCAGCTGAAGCCCTTACACAATCGCCTGCTCACCTGTTTCTCTGACCTgcgggagagagtggagaagcATTACGGCGTCATAACCCTG CCCTGCTCTCTGACTGAGAGGAAGAAGAGTCGCGTGGGCTCAGTAGTGATTCCCTACATCCTGTCCTCCACCCTGCGCCGCATGTCCACTGTCTCCATCATCTCCACCACCTCCTCAGGCCTCTCCAGCGGCTCCGCCTCCTCTGATGGACCCTCACGGCGCTCCTCCTCACAGGA TTCACTGTTGTCCCGTGCCACTGCCAATGATCGCCGGGCCTCGATGTTGTCCCGCTCGGAAGATGACAACCGGATCGGCCGAAAGAACAGAAAAGAATGGAGTGTGAGCAAGTCACAGGTTTTGGTGGAGAGACAGCCAGACATAGATGAG CAGACCCTTCCAGAGAAGCAGCAGAGACCCAAAAGCCTACAGTTTGGGGACCGTCGCATGACCCTGTCTCTGTTCCAGGGCGTCTCTTCTCAGCTCAGCCTTGGCAACCCTCTCAGCCCCCTGCCAGCCTCTCCTCACACTRCTCGCAGCTCCA gttaTTCATCTCTCCTTGAAGATAATGATGCCATCACTGACACTCCTGGGACACCCCCACCCATGCCaccaaaaaaacatccccacgagATGTTTGACCTCTCCCAAAACTCCTCTGAG TTCCTTCCTCCTCTGCCTCAGAAAATTGAAAGCaagccccctccacctcctcctaagACCAGGAAGTCTATGTTCCCCGGCTCCTACGAGCACAGTCCTCAGTGA